A single window of Methylacidimicrobium sp. AP8 DNA harbors:
- a CDS encoding AsmA-like C-terminal region-containing protein produces the protein MANLYHIEKCSGPLQFHLDLSGYVGNLPSLTGEGDFDVRHGYILSIPFLGGLSTAISTVIPDFAMAKADKAHAHFRVGNGEISTEQFTIASVAFTVIGKGSYNFLRDDLEADARVNLRGPMGVVLFPISKLFEYHGSGKLTAPEWKPRNL, from the coding sequence ATGGCAAACCTCTACCACATCGAGAAATGCTCGGGTCCGCTGCAATTTCATCTCGACCTCTCCGGCTACGTGGGCAATCTCCCCTCGCTCACCGGCGAAGGGGATTTTGACGTTCGTCACGGCTACATTCTCTCCATCCCGTTTTTGGGGGGGCTGTCGACCGCCATAAGCACGGTCATCCCCGATTTCGCCATGGCCAAGGCGGATAAGGCGCACGCCCACTTCCGCGTCGGAAACGGCGAGATCTCGACCGAGCAGTTCACCATCGCGAGCGTCGCCTTTACGGTCATCGGTAAGGGGAGCTACAATTTCCTCCGCGACGATCTGGAAGCCGACGCCCGGGTCAACCTTCGCGGGCCGATGGGGGTTGTCCTCTTCCCGATCAGCAAGCTTTTCGAGTATCATGGCTCCGGCAAGCTCACCGCACCGGAGTGGAAGCCGCGTAACCTATAG
- a CDS encoding glycine--tRNA ligase yields the protein MEKIVALCKRRGFVYPSSEIYGGLNGLWDFGPLGVELKRNIKEHWWRSMTQLRDDIVGFDGSILMNRAVWKASTHEDQFVDWLVDCKVCKARFRADQLADARCPQKPSKHPGECGGEMTEPRRFNLLFRTYVGPLEEESALTYLRPETAQAIFVQFRNVLETSRKKIPFGIAQIGKSFRNEVNPRNFLFRSREFEQMEVEYFIRPGTGLEELEKWKEARLAWYESIGIRREHIHVRDIPAGERAFYSEKTYDLEYTFPFGRQELEGIAYRTDFDLRQHAEASGKPLDYFDEETGQKYIPHVIEPSGGVDRTFLALLCEAYDEEDVAAEGGKVEKRVVLRFSPRVAPIKAGVFPLLKNNEELVRKAREVADLLRISMRVFYDESGAIGRRYRRMDEVGTPFGVTIDFETLEGVRSGALAGEKDTVTVRERDSMRQERVRIADLLEYLRPRVS from the coding sequence ATGGAAAAGATCGTTGCGCTCTGCAAGCGACGCGGCTTCGTCTATCCCTCTTCGGAAATCTACGGCGGGCTCAACGGCTTGTGGGATTTCGGCCCGCTCGGCGTCGAGCTCAAGAGAAACATTAAGGAGCATTGGTGGCGTTCGATGACCCAGCTGCGCGACGACATCGTGGGTTTCGACGGCTCGATCCTCATGAACCGGGCGGTCTGGAAGGCGAGCACCCATGAGGATCAGTTCGTCGACTGGCTGGTCGACTGCAAGGTCTGCAAGGCGCGCTTCCGGGCCGATCAGCTCGCCGACGCCCGCTGCCCCCAAAAGCCCTCAAAGCATCCGGGAGAGTGCGGCGGCGAGATGACCGAGCCTAGAAGGTTCAACCTTCTCTTCCGGACTTACGTGGGACCCCTGGAAGAGGAGAGCGCGCTCACCTATCTGCGCCCGGAGACCGCGCAGGCGATCTTCGTCCAGTTTCGGAACGTGCTCGAGACCTCGCGAAAGAAGATCCCCTTCGGGATTGCGCAGATCGGCAAGTCGTTCCGCAACGAGGTGAATCCCCGCAACTTCCTCTTCCGGTCACGCGAGTTCGAGCAGATGGAGGTCGAATATTTTATCCGGCCGGGGACCGGGCTCGAGGAGCTGGAAAAGTGGAAAGAGGCCCGCCTGGCCTGGTACGAGTCGATCGGGATCCGGCGGGAGCATATTCATGTGCGGGACATTCCGGCCGGGGAGAGGGCCTTTTATTCGGAAAAGACCTATGATCTCGAGTACACCTTCCCTTTCGGACGCCAGGAGCTCGAAGGAATCGCCTACCGGACCGATTTCGACCTGCGCCAGCATGCGGAGGCCAGCGGCAAGCCGCTCGACTATTTCGACGAGGAGACCGGGCAGAAGTACATACCGCATGTGATCGAGCCGAGCGGCGGCGTCGACCGGACTTTCCTGGCGCTCCTTTGTGAGGCGTATGACGAGGAGGACGTGGCGGCCGAAGGCGGGAAGGTCGAAAAGCGGGTCGTCCTCCGCTTCTCCCCGCGCGTGGCGCCGATCAAGGCGGGCGTCTTTCCCCTTCTCAAGAACAACGAGGAGCTGGTCCGGAAGGCCCGCGAGGTCGCCGACCTCCTCCGGATATCGATGCGCGTCTTTTATGACGAGAGCGGAGCGATCGGCCGCCGGTACCGGCGGATGGACGAGGTGGGAACGCCGTTCGGCGTGACGATCGACTTCGAAACCTTGGAAGGGGTGCGAAGCGGAGCGCTTGCCGGGGAAAAGGATACGGTCACCGTCCGGGAGCGTGACTCCATGCGCCAGGAGCGCGTCCGGATCGCCGACCTGCTCGAGTACCTCAGACCGCGGGTTTCTTGA
- a CDS encoding fatty acid desaturase, with translation MKRVNWPTSLFLFSTLILAVTVTPAYAFFYGIDRFQWALFLSLFLATGLSITLGYHRLFSHRSFQAKWPVRLFVLLFGAASFEGSAISWVSDHRHHHKHVDQDEDPYDIRKGFFHAHMGWLLVKFLPERPIDNVKDLFSDPLCRWQHKYAVPLAFLVGFGLPTALGAAHAGWIGALGGFLVGGVARVVAVQQMTFFINSLCHMIGDQPYSFRCTARDSWIMALFTFGEGYHNFHHEFQYDYRNGVKPWQWDPTKWTIWLLHRIGLVSNLKRVPSEKILLAELMAAQQRIHSHLSRVPANGSMCRIAAAWHDCLHRVAASLAAYRDEVSSALEERKRLSRDALLMIRRELRLALAQLKLGTSILAS, from the coding sequence GTGAAGCGCGTCAATTGGCCGACTAGTCTCTTTCTCTTTTCCACCTTGATTCTCGCGGTAACCGTGACGCCGGCGTACGCGTTCTTCTACGGGATCGATCGGTTCCAGTGGGCGCTGTTCCTTTCGCTTTTCCTGGCCACCGGGTTGAGCATCACCCTCGGCTACCACCGGCTCTTTTCCCACCGTTCCTTCCAAGCGAAATGGCCGGTGCGCCTATTCGTGCTGCTTTTCGGCGCGGCCTCCTTCGAAGGGTCGGCGATCTCCTGGGTGTCCGACCACCGCCACCATCATAAGCATGTCGACCAGGACGAGGATCCGTACGACATCCGCAAGGGATTTTTCCACGCCCACATGGGATGGCTCCTCGTGAAGTTCCTGCCGGAACGCCCGATCGACAACGTCAAGGATCTCTTCTCCGACCCGCTCTGCCGATGGCAGCACAAGTATGCGGTGCCGCTGGCGTTCCTGGTGGGCTTCGGCCTCCCGACCGCCTTGGGCGCGGCGCACGCCGGATGGATCGGCGCGTTGGGCGGCTTCCTGGTCGGCGGGGTCGCCCGGGTGGTGGCCGTCCAGCAGATGACCTTCTTTATCAATTCGCTCTGCCACATGATCGGGGATCAGCCCTACTCGTTCCGCTGCACTGCCCGGGATAGCTGGATTATGGCGCTCTTTACCTTCGGGGAGGGCTACCACAATTTTCACCATGAGTTTCAATACGATTACCGCAACGGCGTGAAGCCCTGGCAATGGGATCCGACGAAGTGGACAATCTGGCTTCTGCACCGGATCGGCTTGGTCAGCAACCTGAAGCGGGTCCCCTCGGAGAAGATCCTTTTGGCCGAGCTCATGGCGGCCCAGCAGAGGATCCATTCCCATCTTTCCCGTGTGCCGGCCAACGGGTCGATGTGCCGGATCGCCGCCGCTTGGCACGATTGCCTCCACCGGGTGGCCGCGTCGCTGGCCGCCTATCGAGACGAAGTGAGCTCGGCGCTCGAGGAGAGGAAACGCCTTTCTCGAGACGCGCTCCTGATGATTCGGCGCGAGCTCCGTCTTGCGCTGGCGCAGTTGAAGCTGGGGACGAGCATCCTGGCTTCGTAG